In a single window of the Subtercola sp. PAMC28395 genome:
- the ffh gene encoding signal recognition particle protein, whose protein sequence is MATFGTLSDRLADTFRNLRTKGKLSPADVDGTVREIRRALLDADVALDVVKDFTGKVRERALGDEVNKALNPAQQVVQIVNEELIAILGGEARRINFAKKPPTIIMLAGLQGAGKTTLAGKLAKWLAKDNHTPLLVAADLQRPNAVQQLQVVAGQAGVAVYAPEPGNGVGNPVKVAKDSIKWAIDKQYDVVIVDTAGRLGVDADMMKQAADIRKAVDPDEVLFVIDAMIGQDAVATAKAFQAGVDFTGVVLTKLDGDARGGAALSVASVTGRPIIFASTGESLDDFEPFYPDRMASRILDLGDILTLIEQAQGAFDEEEAMKVAEKFRTDTFTLEDFLGQMQQLRGAGSLKKMIGMLPGAGAMKEQLANFDEREIVRTEAIIQSMTKAERQNPKLLNGSRRVRIARGSGMTVTDVNQLVQRFEQAAKMMKTVARGGVPQIPGMGPIPGAGFGGGRGKVQQKKKGSKSGNPAKRAIENAALASGEKLPAAGASTPAGSGFGLGSGGAGAAAGGPSEKELESLQKFLRR, encoded by the coding sequence ATGGCAACTTTCGGAACCCTTTCTGACCGCTTAGCGGACACCTTTCGCAACCTCCGCACGAAGGGCAAGCTGAGCCCGGCCGACGTCGACGGCACCGTCCGCGAGATTCGCCGCGCCCTGCTCGATGCCGACGTGGCGCTCGACGTGGTCAAGGACTTCACCGGCAAGGTGCGCGAGCGCGCGCTCGGTGACGAGGTCAACAAGGCGCTGAACCCGGCCCAGCAGGTCGTGCAGATCGTCAACGAGGAGCTCATCGCGATTCTCGGCGGCGAGGCCCGGCGCATCAACTTCGCCAAGAAGCCGCCGACCATCATCATGCTCGCAGGGCTCCAGGGTGCCGGTAAGACGACCCTCGCCGGCAAGCTGGCGAAGTGGCTCGCGAAAGACAACCACACCCCGCTGCTCGTCGCGGCCGACCTCCAGCGCCCCAACGCCGTGCAGCAGCTGCAGGTCGTTGCAGGGCAGGCCGGGGTCGCGGTCTACGCTCCCGAGCCCGGCAACGGTGTCGGCAACCCGGTCAAGGTCGCCAAAGACTCGATCAAGTGGGCCATCGACAAGCAGTACGACGTGGTCATCGTCGACACGGCCGGCCGCCTGGGTGTCGACGCCGACATGATGAAGCAGGCCGCAGACATCCGCAAGGCCGTCGACCCCGACGAAGTGCTCTTCGTGATCGACGCGATGATCGGGCAGGATGCTGTGGCCACAGCCAAGGCGTTCCAGGCCGGTGTCGACTTCACCGGTGTCGTGCTCACCAAACTCGACGGTGACGCCCGCGGTGGTGCGGCCCTGTCGGTCGCGTCGGTGACCGGTCGCCCGATCATCTTCGCGTCGACGGGCGAGTCGCTCGACGACTTCGAGCCGTTCTACCCCGACCGCATGGCGAGCCGCATTCTCGACCTCGGTGACATCCTGACCCTCATCGAGCAGGCACAGGGCGCCTTCGACGAAGAAGAGGCGATGAAGGTCGCGGAGAAGTTCCGCACCGACACGTTCACCCTCGAAGACTTCCTCGGCCAGATGCAGCAGCTGCGCGGGGCCGGGTCGCTCAAGAAGATGATCGGCATGCTGCCCGGTGCCGGGGCGATGAAGGAGCAGCTGGCCAACTTCGATGAGCGCGAAATCGTGCGCACTGAAGCGATCATCCAGTCGATGACCAAGGCAGAGCGGCAGAACCCGAAGCTCCTCAACGGCTCGCGCCGGGTGCGGATCGCGCGCGGTTCTGGCATGACGGTCACCGACGTGAACCAGCTGGTGCAGCGCTTCGAGCAGGCCGCGAAGATGATGAAGACGGTTGCTCGCGGGGGAGTGCCACAGATTCCCGGAATGGGGCCGATCCCCGGTGCCGGTTTCGGCGGCGGTCGCGGCAAGGTCCAGCAGAAGAAGAAGGGCTCGAAGTCGGGCAACCCGGCCAAGCGCGCCATCGAGAACGCGGCATTGGCCTCGGGCGAGAAGCTGCCGGCTGCCGGTGCAAGCACGCCTGCTGGCTCAGGTTTCGGCCTGGGCAGCGGCGGTGCCGGTGCGGCCGCGGGCGGGCCGAGCGAGAAGGAACTCGAGTCGCTTCAGAAGTTCCTGCGCCGCTGA
- a CDS encoding LLM class F420-dependent oxidoreductase, which translates to MTNTLTRPIRIGVQIAPQHSTYTQIRDTLTSLEELGVDIAFNWDHFYPLSGDPAGLHFEGWSMLAAWAEQTSTIEFGPLVTCNTYRNPDLLADMARTVDHISAKTPGAEGRLIFGIGSGWFERDYDEYGYEFGTVGQRLDALAESLPRIEARWAKLTPPPTRDIPVLIGGGGEKKTLRIVAKHADIWHSFADTETLERKLVILRSHCEEIGRDFAEIEISTGTRPHTPGDFDTTDLDAQVELGASLFTLGITGPDIDLSPIADLLAWRDAKNA; encoded by the coding sequence ATGACCAACACGTTGACGCGGCCGATTCGAATCGGCGTCCAGATCGCTCCCCAGCACTCCACCTACACACAGATTCGCGACACGCTCACCTCGCTCGAAGAGCTAGGCGTCGACATCGCGTTCAACTGGGACCACTTCTACCCGCTCTCGGGTGACCCTGCCGGCCTGCACTTCGAAGGCTGGAGCATGCTCGCTGCCTGGGCAGAGCAGACGTCGACGATCGAGTTCGGCCCGCTCGTGACCTGCAACACGTACCGCAATCCTGACCTGCTCGCCGACATGGCACGCACGGTCGACCACATCTCGGCGAAGACCCCTGGCGCCGAGGGTCGACTCATCTTCGGCATCGGCTCCGGCTGGTTCGAGCGCGACTACGACGAATACGGCTACGAGTTCGGCACCGTCGGCCAGCGGCTGGATGCCCTTGCCGAAAGCCTCCCGCGCATCGAAGCCCGCTGGGCCAAACTGACGCCGCCCCCGACGCGCGACATCCCGGTGCTCATCGGCGGTGGCGGAGAGAAGAAGACGCTGCGTATCGTCGCCAAGCACGCCGACATCTGGCACAGCTTCGCCGACACCGAGACGCTCGAGCGCAAGCTGGTCATCCTCCGTTCGCACTGCGAGGAGATCGGCCGCGACTTCGCAGAGATCGAGATCTCGACCGGAACCCGCCCACACACGCCGGGCGACTTCGACACGACCGACCTCGACGCGCAGGTCGAGCTCGGGGCGAGCCTCTTCACGCTCGGCATCACCGGCCCCGACATCGACCTGTCGCCGATAGCCGACCTGCTCGCCTGGCGCGACGCCAAGAACGCGTAA